One genomic region from Alphaproteobacteria bacterium encodes:
- a CDS encoding AMP-binding protein, producing the protein MLEGCTPYPAEVAARYRREGHWLGLTLGQVLDQMAAEHGEREALSYGQRRYTFAQVQQAADHLAYHFAKLGLKPLDRVVMQLPNIPEFVFAFFALQKIGVIPVMALRPHRHNEIRHFLGHSGARGYLIPDQIRDFDYRQMAAEMQAENPNLEHVIVAGEAGPGQVSIAELLARPLGDDAEALLSARRPDAGEVALMLLSGGTTALPKLIPRSHEDYLCCFRSCSVVAEIGPRTVYLALLPMGHNYTLASPGVLGALWHGGRVVLAPEIDPATVFGLIESEGVTMTSTAVPVVTGWLKSGIAGNYDLSTLKVLQNGGARLQPELRRQVRDLVGCHFQETYGTAEGLINMVPLDAEEEYVLESSGAPAGPADEIKVVDGQGNEVADGQSGELLTRGPYTIRGYYNNAQADASAFEPDGFYHMGDVVRRKGRYVYTEGRKKDLINRGGEKISCDEIENLILGNPKVENAILVAMPDETYGEKACAFVILKAGQGMDLAELVEFLMQKQIAKFKLPERLEVVESYPVSPAGKIMRRLLREQIAETVEQERAAS; encoded by the coding sequence ATGCTCGAAGGTTGCACCCCCTACCCGGCCGAGGTGGCGGCGCGTTATCGCCGTGAGGGCCATTGGCTGGGGCTGACGCTGGGCCAGGTGCTGGACCAGATGGCGGCCGAGCATGGCGAGAGAGAGGCGCTATCCTATGGCCAGCGGCGCTACACTTTTGCCCAGGTGCAACAGGCCGCCGATCATCTGGCCTACCACTTCGCCAAGCTTGGGCTTAAGCCCCTCGACCGTGTCGTCATGCAGCTTCCCAACATTCCCGAATTCGTCTTCGCCTTCTTTGCGCTGCAGAAGATCGGCGTCATCCCGGTGATGGCGCTGAGGCCCCATCGGCACAACGAGATCCGCCACTTCCTCGGCCATTCCGGCGCCCGGGGATATCTCATTCCCGACCAGATCCGCGACTTCGACTACCGCCAGATGGCGGCCGAGATGCAGGCCGAAAACCCGAACCTCGAACACGTCATCGTGGCCGGCGAGGCGGGCCCAGGCCAGGTCTCGATAGCAGAGTTACTGGCTCGGCCGCTGGGCGACGACGCCGAGGCGTTGCTCAGCGCCCGCCGCCCCGACGCGGGCGAGGTGGCGCTGATGCTGCTATCGGGCGGCACCACGGCGCTGCCCAAGCTGATCCCGCGCAGCCACGAAGACTACCTCTGCTGTTTTCGCAGCTGCAGCGTGGTGGCCGAGATCGGCCCGCGAACCGTCTATCTCGCGCTCTTGCCCATGGGCCACAACTACACCCTGGCCTCGCCCGGCGTGCTGGGCGCGCTGTGGCACGGCGGCCGGGTGGTGCTGGCGCCTGAGATCGACCCGGCCACGGTGTTCGGCCTGATCGAGAGCGAAGGCGTGACCATGACCTCGACGGCCGTACCGGTGGTCACCGGCTGGCTCAAGTCCGGCATCGCCGGCAACTACGACCTGAGCACGCTTAAGGTCTTGCAAAACGGCGGCGCCCGCCTGCAGCCCGAGCTCAGGCGTCAGGTTCGCGATCTGGTGGGCTGCCATTTCCAGGAGACCTATGGCACCGCCGAGGGCCTGATCAACATGGTGCCGCTGGATGCCGAGGAGGAATACGTGCTGGAAAGTTCGGGCGCCCCGGCCGGGCCGGCCGACGAGATCAAGGTGGTCGACGGCCAGGGCAACGAAGTGGCCGACGGCCAAAGCGGCGAGCTGCTGACCCGCGGGCCCTATACCATCCGCGGCTACTACAACAACGCGCAAGCCGACGCCTCGGCCTTCGAGCCCGACGGCTTCTACCACATGGGCGACGTGGTGCGGCGAAAGGGCCGCTACGTCTACACCGAGGGGCGCAAGAAGGATCTCATCAACCGCGGCGGCGAAAAGATAAGCTGCGACGAGATCGAGAACCTGATCCTGGGCAACCCCAAGGTCGAGAACGCCATCCTGGTGGCCATGCCCGACGAGACCTACGGCGAAAAGGCCTGCGCCTTCGTCATTCTTAAAGCGGGCCAGGGCATGGATCTCGCGGAGCTGGTGGAATTCCTCATGCAAAAGCAGATCGCCAAGTTCAAGCTGCCGGAACGCCTGGAAGTGGTCGAAAGCTATCCCGTCAGCCCGGCCGGCAAGATCATGCGGCGCCTGTTGCGCGAGCAGATCGCCGAAACTGTCGAACAGGAAAGGGCCGCGTCATGA
- a CDS encoding AMP-binding protein codes for MSADDFTWTPDAAIIAESNLMAFMQRHDVADYAALLKRAEADPDWYWNAVLEDNDYRFYRPYDRVLDTSKGDAWAEWCVGGTTNAVLNCLDKWRGTPTYERDAISWEGEDGSRRLLSYAELDAETCRLAGGLAGLGLGQGDVVGVYMPMLPEAVAAFLAIIKIGGIALPLFSGFAAEAAATRMNDGGAKALILADGSLRRGRPIDMKAVADQMAAEVPTLEHVVVFRHLGLEVNWQEGRDHWWSDLIADQPEAAPSEEMGAEDPMLLVFTSGTTGKAKGTVHSHCGFANKVALDLGLMMDLKPSDRMLWMSDMGWLVGPIIIMGNLVRGSTIVLIEGAPNFPESDRMWRVVADHQVSFLGIAPTVARLLMAYPEEDLTRHDLSSLRIFASTGEPWNPDSWLWLFEKVGGGRLPILNYTGGTEIGGGILTTTVIHPMRPCSFTGSIPGHGADIVDQDGNPVAVDEVGELVMRVPSIGLTRGLWQNRERYLDTYWNKIPGLWVHGDWASRDAQGLWYVHGRSDDTINVAGKRTGPAEIESLLLNTGRIAEAAVIGVPDEIKGSAIVCVVVAVAGEEASDELRGALSSAVVAGLGNPFRPRQIVFVGDLPKTRNMKIMRRVVRAVYTGQDPGDLASLVNPEAVEGLKAVLEG; via the coding sequence ATGAGCGCCGACGATTTCACCTGGACCCCCGACGCCGCCATCATCGCCGAGAGCAATCTCATGGCCTTCATGCAGCGCCACGACGTGGCTGATTACGCTGCCCTGCTGAAACGTGCCGAGGCCGATCCCGACTGGTACTGGAACGCCGTGCTCGAGGATAACGACTACCGCTTCTACCGGCCCTACGACCGCGTGCTCGACACTTCAAAGGGCGATGCCTGGGCCGAGTGGTGCGTCGGCGGCACCACCAATGCGGTGCTCAACTGCCTCGACAAATGGCGCGGCACGCCGACTTATGAGCGCGACGCCATTTCCTGGGAGGGCGAGGACGGTTCGCGCCGCCTGCTCTCCTACGCCGAGCTCGACGCCGAGACCTGCCGCCTGGCCGGCGGCCTCGCGGGCCTGGGGCTGGGACAGGGCGACGTGGTCGGGGTCTACATGCCCATGCTGCCCGAGGCCGTGGCGGCCTTTCTCGCCATCATCAAGATCGGCGGCATTGCGCTCCCGCTGTTTTCCGGCTTCGCCGCCGAAGCCGCGGCGACGCGCATGAACGACGGCGGCGCCAAGGCGCTGATCCTGGCCGACGGCTCGCTCAGGCGGGGCCGGCCCATCGACATGAAGGCGGTGGCCGACCAGATGGCGGCGGAGGTGCCGACGCTCGAGCACGTCGTGGTCTTCCGCCACTTGGGACTTGAAGTGAATTGGCAGGAAGGCCGCGACCACTGGTGGTCGGACCTGATAGCCGACCAGCCCGAGGCTGCGCCGAGCGAGGAGATGGGGGCCGAGGACCCCATGCTGCTGGTCTTCACTTCGGGCACCACGGGCAAGGCCAAGGGCACGGTGCACAGCCATTGCGGCTTCGCCAACAAGGTGGCGCTCGATCTCGGCCTGATGATGGACCTCAAGCCCTCGGACCGCATGCTCTGGATGTCGGACATGGGCTGGCTGGTGGGGCCCATCATCATCATGGGCAACCTGGTGCGGGGCAGCACCATCGTGCTCATCGAAGGCGCCCCCAACTTCCCCGAATCGGACCGCATGTGGCGGGTGGTGGCGGATCACCAGGTGTCGTTCCTGGGCATCGCGCCCACCGTGGCGCGCTTGTTGATGGCTTATCCCGAAGAAGACCTGACGCGCCACGATCTCTCGAGTTTGCGCATCTTCGCCTCAACCGGCGAGCCCTGGAACCCCGATAGCTGGCTGTGGCTCTTCGAAAAAGTCGGCGGCGGGCGGCTGCCGATCCTCAATTATACCGGCGGCACCGAGATCGGCGGCGGCATCCTGACCACCACCGTCATCCACCCCATGCGGCCGTGTTCCTTCACCGGCTCGATCCCCGGCCACGGCGCCGATATCGTCGACCAAGACGGCAACCCAGTGGCGGTGGACGAGGTCGGCGAGCTGGTCATGCGCGTCCCCTCCATCGGCCTCACCCGCGGCCTCTGGCAGAACCGGGAACGCTATCTCGATACTTATTGGAACAAGATCCCCGGCCTCTGGGTGCATGGCGACTGGGCCAGCCGCGACGCCCAAGGCCTGTGGTACGTGCACGGCCGTTCCGACGACACCATCAACGTCGCCGGCAAGCGCACGGGCCCGGCCGAAATCGAATCGCTGCTGCTGAATACCGGCCGCATCGCCGAAGCCGCCGTCATCGGCGTGCCCGACGAGATCAAGGGCTCGGCGATAGTTTGCGTCGTGGTGGCGGTGGCGGGCGAAGAGGCGTCGGACGAGCTCCGCGGCGCCCTTTCGTCCGCCGTGGTGGCCGGTCTCGGCAACCCCTTCCGGCCA